The Anaerobacillus alkaliphilus genome window below encodes:
- a CDS encoding outer membrane lipoprotein-sorting protein, with protein MKKITSIIFSCIVLLGLLAACGEKTQEDIIEELGAKIQNMTGYKSDASMTLETGKDPQSYEVEIWYKKPTYYRVALSNAKKDQSQIILRNDEGVFVLTPALNKSFRFQSDWPENNSQVYLYESLVNDILMDPERSFTATDDHYIFQTKTNYANKNLQQQEITLNKKDLTPVSVKIMDVELNVLVTVQFTNFELNANFNDGDFDMDRNMTGAQLESLPAMAQESGEPLVPTFPMYVPDGTMLNDSKEVSIEEGTRIILSYTGPKNFTLIQQKSRVQQASIAMHVTDGEPVDLDFTIGALSSEGQTMSLNWSYDGVDFFLASKDLSQEEMISIARSVYGTHVK; from the coding sequence ATGAAAAAAATCACTTCAATTATCTTCTCGTGTATAGTACTTCTTGGATTACTAGCAGCTTGTGGCGAGAAAACTCAAGAGGATATCATCGAAGAACTTGGTGCTAAAATACAAAACATGACAGGCTACAAATCAGATGCATCAATGACATTAGAAACTGGTAAAGATCCTCAAAGCTATGAAGTGGAAATTTGGTATAAAAAACCAACATATTATCGTGTTGCCTTAAGCAATGCGAAAAAAGATCAAAGTCAAATTATTTTAAGAAATGACGAAGGGGTATTCGTTCTAACTCCAGCGTTAAATAAAAGTTTCCGTTTCCAAAGTGATTGGCCAGAGAACAACAGCCAAGTATATCTATATGAATCTCTAGTGAATGATATCTTAATGGATCCTGAGAGATCATTTACTGCAACTGACGATCACTATATTTTCCAAACAAAAACAAATTATGCAAATAAGAATTTACAACAACAAGAGATTACATTGAATAAGAAAGACTTAACACCAGTTTCTGTAAAAATTATGGATGTCGAGCTGAATGTTTTAGTTACTGTTCAATTTACAAACTTTGAACTAAATGCTAACTTCAACGATGGAGATTTCGATATGGACCGTAACATGACAGGAGCTCAATTAGAAAGTCTTCCAGCAATGGCACAGGAAAGCGGAGAGCCACTAGTTCCGACATTCCCGATGTATGTGCCTGATGGAACAATGTTAAACGACTCTAAGGAAGTTAGTATTGAAGAAGGAACACGTATTATTCTTTCTTATACTGGACCTAAAAACTTTACGCTAATCCAACAAAAGAGCCGTGTTCAGCAAGCGAGCATCGCAATGCACGTAACAGATGGCGAGCCTGTTGATCTAGATTTCACTATCGGTGCTCTTTCTAGTGAAGGGCAAACAATGTCTTTAAATTGGTCTTACGATGGAGTTGACTTCTTCTTAGCTTCAAAAGATCTAAGTCAAGAAGAAATGATTTCAATTGCAAGATCAGTTTATGGAACTCATGTTAAGTAA
- the alr gene encoding alanine racemase: MNGFYRDTWVEVNLDAIEHNVKSIKKNLDHGVKLMAAVKANGYGHGAVQVAKTAIQAGADYLGVAILDEAIALRKAGITEPILVLGWVRPSDVNLACKNNIALTVFQQEWLEQANEILKPNLHCTLHLKIDTGMGRIGIRTKNEGKAVIDYINKHQKFSLEGVYTHFATSDEQNLDYFNLQYQRFLEMLDWLETLGMNIPYIHCGNSAATIRFPSKMFSMTRVGIAMYGLAPSKEMEADIPFQLEEAFSLHSKIIHVKEVSSNEGISYGATYKTEDTELIATIPIGYADGWIRQHSSKGYVLVDGERCPIVGRVCMDQMMVKLSKKVPVGTKVTLIGKQLQEMISIDEVAEQLGTINYEIPCMISYRVPRVFLNNGEIITVNNKVF; encoded by the coding sequence TTGAACGGTTTTTATCGTGATACGTGGGTAGAGGTTAATCTCGATGCGATCGAACATAACGTGAAATCAATAAAGAAGAATTTAGATCATGGTGTGAAGTTAATGGCTGCTGTAAAAGCCAATGGTTATGGTCATGGGGCAGTTCAAGTTGCTAAAACAGCGATTCAAGCTGGTGCCGACTATCTAGGGGTAGCCATATTAGATGAAGCCATTGCACTAAGAAAAGCAGGAATTACTGAGCCTATTTTAGTACTTGGTTGGGTAAGACCTAGTGATGTAAACCTAGCGTGCAAAAACAATATTGCATTAACGGTATTTCAACAAGAATGGTTAGAGCAAGCTAACGAGATCCTTAAACCTAATTTACATTGCACACTTCATTTGAAAATTGACACAGGTATGGGCAGGATTGGAATAAGAACAAAAAATGAAGGAAAAGCTGTAATTGATTACATTAATAAGCACCAGAAATTTTCTTTAGAAGGTGTATATACTCATTTTGCGACGTCAGATGAGCAAAATTTAGATTATTTTAACTTACAATATCAACGTTTTCTGGAAATGCTTGACTGGCTAGAAACACTTGGCATGAATATTCCATATATTCATTGTGGAAATAGTGCAGCGACGATTAGGTTTCCATCAAAGATGTTTTCAATGACAAGAGTAGGGATTGCAATGTATGGTTTAGCGCCCTCAAAGGAAATGGAAGCTGATATACCATTTCAATTAGAGGAAGCATTTTCTCTCCATAGCAAAATTATTCATGTAAAAGAAGTTAGTAGTAATGAAGGAATAAGTTATGGGGCAACATATAAAACGGAAGATACAGAATTAATTGCCACCATTCCAATTGGGTACGCCGATGGGTGGATCCGACAACATAGTTCTAAAGGATATGTCCTTGTAGATGGAGAAAGGTGTCCGATTGTTGGTAGGGTTTGTATGGACCAAATGATGGTTAAACTGAGTAAAAAGGTACCAGTTGGGACAAAGGTAACATTGATTGGAAAACAATTGCAAGAGATGATTTCCATCGATGAAGTAGCCGAGCAGCTCGGCACCATTAACTACGAAAT